The Amycolatopsis umgeniensis DNA segment CGAGGCCGTGCTTGCCCATGTCGCGCGCTGGCTGGTGCCCGGCGGCCTGTTCGCCCTGGTCACCGTGCCTCGGGACGCCGAGGACGTGCCGGCGGAGTTCTTCGGCCGCACCTTCCTCGAGACCAGTTTCGCGCCGGATGACCTCGTGCGGCGGGTCGGGGCGGCCGGGCTCGAGGTCATCGGGACACATTCGGAGCTCTTCACCGCGGACGAGCCGGGGACGCCTCCGGAGGAACACCTGCTGATCACGGCGCGTCGCCCGGGTTAGCGTTGCGTTCATGCCGGTCATCAGCGTGATCACCCCGGTCCACCCGCCGAGCCTCCCGTATTTGACCGAGGCGTACGAGTCCCTCGCCGCGCAGGAACTCCCGCCGGGCTGGGCCTGGGAGTGGTTGGTGCAGGAAGACGGCGAGACCGGTCTGCTCGACGGCGTGCTCCCCACCGACGGACGAGTCCTCCCTGGTTCCGGCCGCCGAGGCGGCCCTGGGGTCGCGCGAATGATGGCGCTGTCCCGCGCCTCCGGGGAGCTGATCAAGGCGCTCGACGCGGACGACGTCCTGGCGCCTGGCGCGCTCGTGCGGGACATCGCGGCGCTCGAGGATCCCGCGATCGGCTGGACCACCTGCCGCGTCCTCGACCTGTTCCCGGACGGGACCACGGCCGGCGTCGACAGCGATCCCGAGGAAGGGCCGATCGAATGCGGCGCGATCCTCCGGTACTGGCAACACAACGGCTACGTGTCTTCGGTGGTGGCCGGGACGCTGTGCATCCGCCGCGAACTGCTGCTGGAACTCGGCGGCTGGATGGCGCTGCCCGCGTCGGAGGACACCGGGCTGGTCCTCGCCGCGAACGCCTCTTCCGACGGGTACTTCGTGGCCACCTGCGGTATGTACTACCGGAAATGGCCGGGTCAGGTCACCGCGTCCGCCGCGCACAACGACGACGCGGAACGGCTCGCGCGGATGAAACTGATCGAGGAGCGCGCCGAGATCATGTTGGCACGACGACGATGTCCAACAGCGCCTTCGCACACAGATCGCGGGTCTGATCCCGGGTCAGCCGCCGGTACTTGAGCCAGTCGAGGCAGACCGCGACGACGAAGGCCAGCCAGCCGCGGACGATCACCCTCAGGGTCTCCGGCGGCTCGGCGTCCGGGCACAGGACCGCCAGGATCCGGCGTCCCTGTTCGGCGAAATTGTTGTCCAGGACGTCCCGGACGTCGTCGACCGCGATGGCCGTACCCGCGTGCAGCGCCCGGTACCCGTCCTCGTTCGCTTCGACGTAGCGGAGATACGCGTCGAGTCCCGACAGCAACTGCTCCGCGACGGGCAGCGTGGGATCCGTCCTGGTCATGGCGAGCAGGCGTTCGCCCTCGGCCTTGATGACCTCGGTGACGAAGTCCCGTTTCGTCGGGAAGTAGTGGTAGAGCAGCCCTCGGGACACCTCGGCGATGTCCGCGACCTGCTCGATCCACACGTCGTCGTACGGCCGCTCCGCGAACAGGCGGGCACCGATCCTCAGCAGCTGTTCCCGCCGCTCGGCGGTGCTCAGCCTGCTGCGGGGCCTTCCGGAAGCACTCGGCGCCATTCGAGCATCGTACTTACTTGACACGAGTTCAGTAACACGCCACTCTCGCTATTGGATGCCGATTCAACAGTGCTCACCTGGAGGGGCCCGATGGCCACCGCTCTCCCCCATCCCCCGCGCCGGATCCCGCTGATCGGCGACGTGCTCGGCGTGTCACCGAAGACCCCGGTCCAGGACTCGATGCGGCACGCCGCCGAACTGGGCCCCGTCTTCGAGCGCAAGGTGTTCGGACGCCGGATCGTGTTCGTCCACGGCGCCGGGATGGTCGCCGACCTCTCCGACGAGAAACGGTTCGCGAAGCACGTCACGCCCGCGATCTCGAACCTGCGCCCACTCGGCGGCGACGGGCTGTTCACCGCGCACAACGAGGAGCCGAACTGGCGGCGCGCGCACGAGATCCTCGCGCCCGCGTTCAGCCGCAACGCCATGCAGCGCTACCACCCGACGATGCTGGCGATCACCCGCGAACTGCTGGGCACGTGGGATCGAGGCGGCGAGGTCGACGTCGCGGACGACATGACGAAGCTGACGCTGGAGACCATCGGGCAGACGGGGTTCGGCTACAGCTTCTCGTCGTTCGAACGCGCCGAACCGCATCCGTTCGTCGCCGCGATGGTCCGCACGCTGCGGCACGCGCAGCGAACGGCGATCCAGCCGCCGGTCATCGGCCCGCTGCTCAGCCGCAAGGCGAACAAGCGCAACGAGGCCGAC contains these protein-coding regions:
- a CDS encoding glycosyltransferase: MPVISVITPVHPPSLPYLTEAYESLAAQELPPGWAWEWLVQEDGETGLLDGVLPTDGRVLPGSGRRGGPGVARMMALSRASGELIKALDADDVLAPGALVRDIAALEDPAIGWTTCRVLDLFPDGTTAGVDSDPEEGPIECGAILRYWQHNGYVSSVVAGTLCIRRELLLELGGWMALPASEDTGLVLAANASSDGYFVATCGMYYRKWPGQVTASAAHNDDAERLARMKLIEERAEIMLARRRCPTAPSHTDRGSDPGSAAGT
- a CDS encoding TetR/AcrR family transcriptional regulator translates to MAPSASGRPRSRLSTAERREQLLRIGARLFAERPYDDVWIEQVADIAEVSRGLLYHYFPTKRDFVTEVIKAEGERLLAMTRTDPTLPVAEQLLSGLDAYLRYVEANEDGYRALHAGTAIAVDDVRDVLDNNFAEQGRRILAVLCPDAEPPETLRVIVRGWLAFVVAVCLDWLKYRRLTRDQTRDLCAKALLDIVVVPT